Part of the Mauremys mutica isolate MM-2020 ecotype Southern chromosome 1, ASM2049712v1, whole genome shotgun sequence genome is shown below.
aacgttcaaactaacatgcaACAATGATGTCGGCCTTAAAAATGCTGAATCGTTCatggacatgtgaccatgtcacctggtactggaatccatctttaacctggtgcttttccatttagaatgaGGGGTGGgaagccagagagagacaaaggattcccgccttgtgccaaagctagaaaaaggggtggaacagaacaaaggccCCAGAAATGTGGATTCctctgcttttcacctaagatgtctgctggaactaacaaggactgtactagGGGAAAGAATTGGTCCCACACTAGGAAGGAGCCTAATCTGTGAAAAAAGCTTCttggaacatctctaagggtgtgacttacctgtaatcagttttttaatgtattaggcttagacttgcgtgttttgttttattttgctggaaacttactttgttctgtctgttattactgaTGAACCTGTgcgagcagggagctggagagggtcCTAGAGCAGTTGTGGAGGCCCAGAGATTGTGGGTGGGGGGCCGAGCTACCAGTGCATCCCTGAGATCTGTGCATAACTTTGGGGATCTCTGGATCCTGGTCCCCCTTTTCATTTCTCAGGGAGAAGTGAAAGGACCCTCTCTCTGGAACAATCCAAGGGAAATTTCCATGTAGGGAGCCTTGTGGAATCTCCCTTCCCTAGTCTGCATGCTGGGTTTGTAATGCAGGACAGGGCGCTGCTGGCAAGAAATCCGGTcctatgttgttgttgttatgaTTATAATTTTTTTCAGCAAGATCACAGCTGTGACAGTATCAACATTACCACTCAACCGCCTTTGTGGTAGCTCTGTGACTAATCAGAACTGTACAAACAGTGATAACAATCCCAGATTCCAGGAATAGAGCCTACAGCAGGGCTGGTGCTACAGTCCAGTTGGGTTGCATCACCACACATCCTCTGTGATTTGGTGTCCTGCAGTTTGCCATTGGCCATGAGAGGAGTTAGAGCTGGTGCACATGaagccaagcagctgaggttccctgatggccaagtggcccccaagaGAATGTGCAGGcatgcttcataaagacagtTCCCTCCCTGTCTTAACAGATACTGGCTACTGCCTGTGTAACTTCTCTGATAACTCCTTGTCCTTTACGGTGAAGACATCTAGTGTCAGTGGCTCCATGTCAAGCAGGAATTGGGTACGTTGGTAGGTTTCACTGTCTTTCAAATGTGTAGTGAAGGGTAAAGGCTGCAGGCTGGCTCCATTCTGGATCCACTCTGATGGGGACCCGGGCAGGCGGAGGGACTTCAGACTTCCGCAGCGATGTCTGAGCATGTCAGTCTGAAGAGCTTCTCAGCATTGTAAACTCAGCAACATGGCTGGACCCCAGAAATTGTCACTGCCAGCATATAGGTCCAGTGTTGTCTCTCCACCTCCATGGAGTGGTGACTGAGAGACAGCTTTTCTTGAGCTATTGCTTTGTTTTAAGCAGCCTCCTATTAAAGTAGGATGAGCCAAACTGGTTTCACCTCATAGGGCCATAGCTCTATAGGCCAAATACTCCAATAGTCAACCCAATTGAGCTATACAGCAAACATCCTAAGAACTGTGTTTCAAAGTGACATGGGGGGAGAGgtagctcagaggtttgagcattggtctcctaaactgagggttgtgagttcaatctttgagggggccaattagggatctggggcaaaaattggtcctgctagtgaaggcagggtgctggactcaatgacttttcaaggtcccttccagttctagcagattggtatatctccaattaccttttttttattatggCAGCTCAGCTCCATGTCTGTCACAATGTCATTCCCATGTATTATGTATTTTATGAATACAAGACATGGACattcaaagagagagaaagagagagaaacaggtAATAATAGACTATGTTTGTGTGTGAACTGAAGTTCCATTTCCATGAATATTCATACATTTGACTTTGAAATACACTTATTGTAAACGCTCATCGTGCCTAAATAACAGGTGCTGAGGTCACTATGTACTGGAGAGTGAGAACTCAGGGAATGAATCTTTCATATAATGATCCCAATGCCTGTTACCACTCCGGATACAGGCTACAGAACCCGAGGAGAACCAGGCAACTATTTACCCAAAGACAGTTACTGGAGTTTTGTTGGCAGACAAGCAACTGAATGAGGGCTGAGACGTGCAATCGTTACAGATCCTGAAGAAATCCAGATGACAGACACTACCCTGTAAGTCACATGCTAACATGAGAAtgagaaatcatctctgaaagAAGATCAGAAGGGAAAAAATGGGTTGATGTGTGTGTACCAAAGTACAGTTGTGTAAACCTTATGCCAAAGCTTTTAATTGTAATACAAACATTATAAACTAAACTTTAATGACATGAATATATGTTGAAAGCCAGCTGCAGAGTTGTTGAAATCCTTAAGGCAAGAAGCAATGGTAACTTTATGATTAGTGTATTTTATTCTAGAAAGTATTTCAGAAGTTCTCCAAATAGTATTTGAAATGGGTTTCTTATATTAACACTTTGTTCAGTGAACAGTTCTGTGTTACTATCTCCTGATAACTGACCAGAAGCTGTTTCTAACACTTACATTCAGAGTCATGAACACAATCCCTCTGGATACCTGTGCAAGACTTTCCAAAAAGTTCTGAGAGAAAAAAACTGATAGTTTGTGTTTCAGCAAACACTCGAGTTTAGGTGCAGGAAAGGGGAGTGTAACAGAGGTTGTATGTAATTTATGCCCATCACCTGTTACACAAGCATGGCTAAAGTAACTTACACACTCAGCTTGATATTAGCGCAAACCTAGCGTTTGCATATTCACACTTTTGTGatgccatcccttcccccacGCAGCTGAAGTAACTCTCCCTATTCCCTTGTAACTTGCTAAAAATCTACTGACCCTTACATGGAGAGAGGATGCAGATCCTGTGAGGAGGTAGAGAAGCCTGTAAGATGATTGAATTCTCTGGATTCAGTGGACATTAGCcaggcaaagcacttcagcttctGCTGCAGGGATTCTTGGGGGTCAGAGTATATCACCaggagcctttggtaagggaaaGTTAATAGATCCCGGTTCTGATGGAATTTACACATGTAAATCTGAACTGACacagttgaagtcaatgcaatTGAATTCACAACCTGGCCCTAAGAATTTATCACATTTACTGCAGAGAGGCAGTGGGGCTGAGAAATTAGCAGGATTCATAGAGGGACTGGATGTTTATATGGGTAAACAGAAAAACCAATTACATTaatgaggatttaaaaaaaaaagtcttggaaGGACTATAAaccttcctgatttacaccataaAATATGACTAACTACTGGGTATCAGGGGAAAACTTTCCCTAGGAGCATGTTATTACATAGCTGCCCAATCCAGGGCTTCTTACGCCTTCCTCTCCagcatctggaactggccactggatactgggctagatggactgcaTGTCCTATCCAGTCTGGCAATGCCTATACTCCTATTAATGGCGCACATCCAAGACTATGTATTTGCTGATCTTCCTTAAGCTCCTGGGAGTCTCTCAAGTTACACTTAGATCAGAAAAAATGTCTCGTTATATATCATctagtctcctgttcttttttcttttaggaAGTAAATCCCCAAACTCTTTGAAACGGCCCAGTCcattatgtcagctgtcaatgacaccaaattGAACTCTGCAGTGTTCCTTGTTACTGGGATACCGGGGAAGGAAGACATATATCTCTGGATTTCTATCCCCTTCAGCTTAATGTACATTATTTTgatagtaggaaattcagtcattctgttcattataaaaacagatccaagccttcatgagcccatgtacattttcctgtcCATGTTGGCAGTCACAGACCTTGGCTTATCGGTATCCACCATGCCGACGATACTGGGCATATACTTGTTTAACTCTAGGGAGATCAGCCTTAATGCCTGTTTTGcacagctgttcttcatccacttttttgacaaaattgaatcttctgtgctcttgttgatggcctttgaccgctttattgcaatctgtaacccactgagaTATACTTCCATCTTAACCCTGCCGAGAATAGCCAAGATTGGACTGGTATTTGTACTAAGAAGTTTGGCTGTAGTATTCCCACTCCCATTTCTACTGAAAAGGTTCCAATACTGTCGAGacaatgtcctctcccattcctactgcctaCACCAGGATGTCATGAAGTTGGCTTGTTCGGATATCACAGTCAACATCATCTATGGCATGTTTACTACAGTCTTCACATTGGGGTTGGACTCGctgctcatcttcctctcttatgtgatgatccttaaaacagtgctgagcatcgCATCCCATGCAGAGTGCCTCagggccctgaacacctgcgTCTCTCACCTCTGCGCCGTCCTGCTCTTCTACATACCAGACATTGGCCTGGTTGTGATACATAGATTCGAGAATAACTCTTCTCACTTATTTAAGATTCTCCTGGGATACATCTACCTGCTGGTTCCCCCTCTGATCAATCCAATCGTGTACAGTGTGAAAAGCAAACATCTTCGTGCGAGGATAATCAGGGCCTTCGTCAAGTGAAGGGTCAGTTCATCACCCAGCTCCAGTGCCACAGGAGACAAAAAACATGAGTGACGGCCATGGCCTGGTTCCTTTTCCCCTGAGGCTCCTCCCTTTGCCTCATCTCTTCCCACAGGGTCCCACCCCTACTGCTTCCCTTTAACCAAGACTCTGATCCCTCTTTCTGGTTGGAAGCCACAGTTGGGCCATGGTAAGAAGTGCCCAGAGATTCACAGCATCTGTGAGGTGCCTCAGACCCtccacatttttccccccaggagGTACTAGCCAGGGAAAGTGGACAGTCCTGGGTTCCTCACATGAGGCTGTGCTCCTGgagcagctcttaccatggcctgacttgggcctggctgggaggcagagcATTGGGGAAGGTGGAGAAGCAGGGGGCAGAGCttagtgggaagagatggggtacAGGGTGGGGCTTCTGGGGAGAAAGGGGAATAGGGGATGTGGCAAGTCTGAAACAAATCTCACCGTAGCAAGCAAGACGGTGGGGATGTTCCTGAGTAAAGGGAGAAGCTGGGGCTCGAGGGACCGAGAGCCTGTGTTTCGGAGAAGACAAAATTAATGTTACCCCATGTAGGGGACTCCTCTTTTAAGTATCCCAGGCTGAGAGTAAGTCACTGCAAGGATCTCAGACGGAAGGTCAATATGCCTGCAGGGCCACCTCAGGCCCGAAGGAGTCACCGTGGGGTGCCATCTGTCCTCAGGGACTTGGCCAGAGTGTGCTGTGCTCTAGGAAGCTGTTACCAATGGGAGTATGTGTGATGTCGTTGACATGGACTGTGACTGTATTGATCACTGTTGTACGCAAAGTcctatagtggcaccaaatcgTGTTCAAAGGTTGCCATGTAaagtgtctatgaaaaggttgtgatttgctggttatgactaTGCtttctgtatgcatgtatcatttttgtgtttaaagttataagtatcggctctatactgtctgtttttcaaacttgtgctgtgcttctgggaaacatcccagacaagttggtgtcagctctgcctaggcTGCTTGACggccattaaggaccatcagctgtacaactgacccattgaaaCAAGGCAGAGagaccttgtgactcagcaaggcaggcagggacatgcctatggagagaactctgAGGCTTTCAAGCCATGTGCTGGTCAGCTTGTGTctggaacaaaggaagcacaggccgCTTGGCAAGAGACtgtaaaaggcagctgcatcttctccattttgtcttcaatcctgcttcttacctctggaggaactttgctacaaactaaatttctgaacaaaggactgaatgacccatcccagctgtggatgttctccagagacttgatttgagcctGCACTTTATTCCAtcgctgctacaagcctgaaccaaggtCTTTGCCATTTCTGAATGTAATTttgctctcatctatatttctttcttttgtgAATAAACCTTTCAATTTTAGATTCTAAAAAATTggcaagagcgtgatttgtgggtacgATCTGACTTGTACATTGAGCctggtctggggcttggtcctttgggactgggaggaccttttttcttttactgaggcattggttttcataaccattcatccccacaaggagtggtgctggtggtgatcctggggaactggagtgtctgagggaattacTTGTGTCATTTCTGGTTAGCAagtggggtaaaaccgaagtcctctctgtttggctggtttggtgccttagtaATAAAGGACACCCAGCTTTGGGCTgcgactgccctgctctaagcaatttgtcctgaattgatactcacAGTGGTGTCCCACCAGAGGCGCATTGTTACAGCAGgtcagcccagcccccaggctgctctaaactCCGTTGAGGCAGGGTGAGACCAGGCCAGTGAATCCAAGCACTGTAACTGGCTCCTTGCTACCTCCCCCTCCgcagtgcaggagggagctctgctgGCACAGCAAAGATTCCAGCCAGGCCTGTCACCACTCACGGGACTAGAAGTCTGGTTCTGTGCTCCAGACACTGTTCTGTGACTCAAGACAGCTGGGTTTGATTCTCTTTCCATGTGTCACCGTGACCAAGCCATTGGCTGTCTCTGAGCCTCTGCACAGGTGGATAatagctctgccctgcctcacagcaatggtgggaggataaatacagtcaaggtgctcagatactctgagACCCTAAGATCGGGGCTGTGTCAGGGTTCCACAGAGCAACACCTCTGACATTGGTCTATAAAAGGCTTCTTACAATAGCCTCCTGtgacagctgcttctgggaagccCCATGACTCCAGCACCTTAATGTCTGTTGCTTAATGGGTCTAACTGCCAAACAATCTAGCAAGTGTCACTGGGGCCTCATCTTAGACGTCTGGCTGAGCGAAAGCAATATCAGGACAAAAATCAGTTTTGCAGCTTGGCTCTGTAACACGGACACGGCTGAGCACTGTGGTGACTGGGCCCAGGCTCACACAGGTTTCAGCACAGGCTGCTTCCACAAGGAAGGGCCAAAAAATGGGAAGATGCTCTCAGAGACGCAGGGAAACTAAGCCTTGCCCAAAGAGCTCCCTGGCTTTCCTAAAGAATGTAAGATGGGCCAGTTCTCTTCCTCTATCTCCAGAGCAAACCCCGCCTAACTCAGCTTGTAGTGATACGTGAGATAGACGAGTGTAGACATGTGGCAGCTGCCtggtattttaaaatgattttctctaatgctttgtgctgtttgacaataaaccttcAAGTTTTAAGGAGGCTGGGGTTGACTGTATAGCTCTGGTCACAAACCCCACAAAGGGAAGAGACTGGGCTGTCCAATCGAACCTGCTTGGTGATAATCTTTTAGCATAGATGAGGTGTTGTTCCCAGCTGTAAGAATGGGACAATTATGAGACTCCCCCCAAGACAGGAGAGGACCTGGTTTAGAGGGTAAAGAGATGATATATCCCAGTTTTACTGTGACAATCCCGATTCTTCTTGGCCAGTGTCTATCCTTGTTGAGTGCCTATCAGGATTCAGAGGAGCAACTTTTCCAAGTTGCATCCAAGATAACATTCCACTCAAGACAATTATTAACTAGGTCCAAAAAATAACTAGGTAAGTTAATGGAAGATAGTTCCATCAGTGGctcttagccaagatgatcagggacgcaaccccatgttGTGGATGTCTCgaaacctctgactgtcagaagatGGGAGCAGATGACAaagggtggatcacttgataattgccctcttccgtccattccctctgaaggaCCTGGCATTGGtgactgtcagaagactggacactgggctagatggacattggtCTGAATAAAAATGGCCGTTCTTCTGTTCTTAAATTGTTCCTCTGATAGATGGGCTGGTGCAGACATGGCTTTTCCAGGGGATCCCTCTGTTATAGTGCTGTTGTAGCCACCCTAGCAGATGTCCATGGTAGGATGACTATACATTCTGTTTTGCCTGGGACAATTCCTTTTTTAAGCCCTCTCTCAGCCGCCCcaaccttttatttttttcctttcaaatgaGCCATTTGACCTGGTTGCTCTTGCTGACTTCATCAGTTGGAAGGAggaaacaggacaaatgcccacttctgTGAAAAAAGTGGGGAAATGGGGAACGGAAGAACATTTAGGGGAGGTGACGGGAGATGCCAGCCCCAAAAAGAgtgaggcagaggtggggggagggtgttcaGCATTCCTGCCAAAGGTGACAGCCTCTTGAGACCTAAGTGGGCCTCTGTAGTGTTCCAGGGACAGTCAACAGTCTTGTATGGGGGGAGAAACAGGGGGTCTCCCGTTTTTTCATTGGGAAATATGGGGCTGCTCTGCAAGGGATGCCAATAGGGGATGAGTGCTGCCACCTAGGGGTGTGGTCCTGTAGCACAAAGGAGAGAGGCTCATGGGTTgagctagaatcatagaatcatagaacttcagatcagaagggaccattatgatcatctagtctgacctcccgcaaaatgcaggccacaaaagctgacccacccactcctgaaataattctctcccttgactcagctgttgaagtccccaaatcctgatttaaagacttcaagtagcagataatcctccagcaagcgacccctgccccatgctgcggaggaaggcgaaaaacctccagggccactgccaatctaccctggaggaaaattccttcccgacaccaaatatggcgatcagctgaatcccgagcatgcgggcaagactctccagcgagacactcgggaaaaagactttcaatatcccaacattgaccctcggtactaattaccagtggcggcacgttattgacctattgattAGAGCTGGCCCAGAAAACAGAGAGGTTCCCCCATGAAAATGTTTGACTCAAactaaaatgtttccttttcaccCCTTTTTGGGGGTGAGTTTTCACAGAAAATGGATCGTTTTTCTCTGAAAGCTCAACTGCCATgatgctgcccagctgcagctgcctggatCCCCAAGAGAAATTGGAGGCTTTTCACCTGCCTCTCCCTTGTCATGGAAATGAAGGTGGCACTGATGGAGTCTCTGGCTGCATTCTGGGCATGAAAAGGTCGGAACCTCCTGACCAGTCTGTGGCTGGGGTATTGTGCCCATCAGCTACTCTAACCAgccttcccatctctgtgcagcccccgCCACCCTGTACAAGGCCCCTTCAGCAGATCCCATGGGCAGTGGCTACTGTGACAGGCCCTGGTAGCAGATCTCTGTTGAACCTGtgctagcagggagctggggagggtctGAGAGCAGAAATTTGGGGTGGGTGACGGAGCTATCATAGGATCACTGAGATCTGTGCCTAACTTTGGGAATCCTAGGTCCCCTTTTTCATTCCTcatggagaagggaagggaccccacctccactgtacCGATCCCAGGAAATTTTGTGGAATCCTCCTTCCCTGGCCTGCACCCTGGGTTTATAATGCAGGAAAGGGGACTGCCAGGGAGaataatataattattattattattctattttattttatttcagcaagATCACAACTGTGACAGCATCATCGTTACCACACAGCCGCCCTGGAGGGAGCCATGTGACTAACCATACAAACAGTAATGACAAGCCTGGATTCCAGAAATAGAGCCCTTCAGCAAGGCTTGCACGGTGGTCTAGTTAGGCAGTATCATCCCCTGTGGTTTGGCCTCGCTGTTTGCCATTGGCTCTCATGGGGTTACAGCTGGTGCACACTGagccaagcagctgaggttccctgatggccaagtggcccccaaggaaatgtgcagacatgcttcataaagacagtTGCCTCCCTGTCTGAACAGACACTGCCTGCTGCCTGTACTACCTCTCCGATGACTCCTTGTCCTTTAGGGTGAAGATCTCTGGTGTCAGCAGCTCCTCTGCTAGCAGGAATTAGGTACGTTGGCAGGTTTCACTATCTTTAAAATGTGAAGTGAAGGGGAAAGGCTGAAAGCTGTTTCCATTTGCAGATGTTCTGTGCAGCGGCAGTGGGTTCTCAGCTGGGCTGTCTGGGTGACTTAGTGACAGAGCTGGAGGGCAGACAGCACTAGGTAGCTTGGGAACCCCTCCCCTACATCTGCACATGCTCCACGGGGCTGATGAAACTGCACAAAAACCTCACATTGAAAGTGAGCAAGCTCTGAGTGTTAAAACCCAGATGCTCCAAGTCAGGATTTCGCAAGGGATCCCATTTCTAGAGGTGCCGTGTGCTCTGGGCATGATCCTGCAGGGGCTGAGAGAGACGAGACCCCATGGAATATCAGTGATTAGTTCCCAAATTGCCTCGGGTTTATTTGGTCCTGGAAATTAAATCAGCCAATGCATTTTCAAAGCTTTTATTGTCTGGCTCGACTGTGAACGCAGGAATTCAGAGCTGTGTTACTCTGTGGTAACAGGTCCAGTAGGGCGTATTTCTATGTCCTAACTGGCTGAGGGCTCCAGGACTTGTGCCCTGTAGATACTGCTCAAAGTTACAGGGCTACCGGCATCTCTGCCCTTCTCTGGTCTCTAAGAGCCGGATGTCAGACCTCGGACCCTGCCCTCTCATAGGGTGGAATTCCGTGATCTTCCCACCCTCAGACTGCGCCCGGGGCTACAGCACACTGCAGGTCGATTCTGCCTGCCCAGCTGATCCAAGTGGGTTCAGCAGCTGTGGGTCTTCCCCTTGAAAGTCTGTGAGCGGTGGTGAGACGAGTGACCAGCCAGCCTTCTTGAACCAAACTCCTGTTTAATCTAAGGAAGAAAGTGTAACGTGGGAGAATAAGAGGTTTTTCAAACAACAGTCTGTACACGTCTCTGACTCCAAGCCCTCCCACTCTGATGGGGACCCAGGCAGGCCAAGGGCCTTAAGACTTCCTCAGCCATGTCCATGAGTGTCAGTCTGAAGAGCTTCACAGCATTCTCAATTCAGCAACGTGGTTGGAGCCCAGAGATAGGATCTGCCAGCTTGTAGCTCCGGTGTTGGCTCTCAACTTCCCTGGGGTGGTTACTGAGCAATGGCTTTTCTTGAGATGctgcttcccttcctgcttgttcTCCAGCAGCCTGCCGTTAAACTAAGAAGAGCCATACTGGTTTCACCTAATACAGCCATAACATAAACATCCCAATAGTCAACCCAATATCACTATGCAGCAAACATCCCAAGAACTGGGTTTAACATACACTTTCATTATAGCAGTGCAGCTCCTTGCCTGTCATAATGCTATTCCAGTGTCCTAGGTATTTTATGAAGAGAGGACATAGgcagtatgagagagagagagagcaaacaaGAGAGAGAGCAATAGACGACTTTCCTGTGTGAAATGAATTTCCATTTCAATCAATACTCATGCATTTGACTTTGAAATCCACTTCTTGCAAACCCCCATCGTGCCTGAATAACAGATCAGGGGTCACTATGTACTAGAGGGTGAGAGCTCAGGGAATGAATATTTTCTATACTGATCCCCATGCCTGTTACCACTCTGGATACAGGCTACAGACTGACAGAACAGAACCTGAGGGGAACCAGTCAGCTATTAACCCAGGGATAGAGGAGCTACTAGACTTTTGTTTGCTGACAAGTGACTGAACGAGGGCTGAAATACATAATCTGTTCAGGTTCTTAAGAAATCCACATGAGAGACGCTACATTTTAAGTCCCACTGTAACCTGAGAAATCATCTCAGAAAGAAGATCAGAGGGGAAAGAATGGGTTGACGTGTGTGCTAAATTACAGATTTGTAAATGTTATGCCAAAACTTTTCATTGTAAGACAAATTTTATAAATCAAACGTTCATGACATGTATGTATATTGAAAGCCAGCAGCAGAGTTGTTAGAATCTCTATGGGAAGGAGCAATGGTAACTTTACTGCTTAATGGCTTTAGCTTTAGAAAGTATTTCAgaagtatagaatcatagaatcagaagattagggttggaagagatctcaggaggttatctaaGAGGCAGTGGCATAATTTGAACACTCAGCAGcggagaaaataaaaaatatacagaTAATGAGGCCATTAATGCaggacaaataaataaataaattcaaaatCAAATTACAGTAGTGAGGATAGTGTTAACAGAGTTTTGGAAGGATCCAAAaatttcctgatttacaccacaaaATATGTCTACTAGTGGGTGTCAGGGGAAAACTTTCCCTAGCAGCAGGTTATCTCACAGCTGCCTATTGCACagttttttccaccttcctctgaagcatctggaactggTCACTAGATACTAAGCTTGATGGACtacaggtctgatccagtctagcAGTGCCTATCTTCCTATCAGTAATGTAAATCCGAGACTACGTTTTTGCTGATCTTCCTTGAGTTCCTGGGAGTCTCTAGACTTGCACTGAGAGCAGAATGATGTTTTGTTAAATATTATCAcatctcctgttctttttcctttcaggaaggaaagCTAAAAACTCCTTGGAACTATCCAGTACATTATGTCAGCTGCCAATGATACCAAATTCAGATCTGTTGTGTTCCTTCTCACCGGCATACCTGGGCAGGAATACCTCCATCTCT
Proteins encoded:
- the LOC123349341 gene encoding olfactory receptor 51G2-like, which codes for MSAVNDTKLNSAVFLVTGIPGKEDIYLWISIPFSLMYIILIVGNSVILFIIKTDPSLHEPMYIFLSMLAVTDLGLSVSTMPTILGIYLFNSREISLNACFAQLFFIHFFDKIESSVLLLMAFDRFIAICNPLRYTSILTLPRIAKIGLVFVLRSLAVVFPLPFLLKRFQYCRDNVLSHSYCLHQDVMKLACSDITVNIIYGMFTTVFTLGLDSLLIFLSYVMILKTVLSIASHAECLRALNTCVSHLCAVLLFYIPDIGLVVIHRFENNSSHLFKILLGYIYLLVPPLINPIVYSVKSKHLRARIIRAFVK